The following coding sequences lie in one Mercenaria mercenaria strain notata unplaced genomic scaffold, MADL_Memer_1 contig_5006, whole genome shotgun sequence genomic window:
- the LOC128554394 gene encoding ADP-ribosylhydrolase ARH1-like, whose product MAPLDTRYQAAMVLSGVGDSLGYKNGEWLLCLSGIKIHEELEKLGGVNNTVIKPPEWKASPCTLLNIHTANALTKWEYKNVNDFELTNVAKQYKNTTDAYDMKERHPDETLIAALEKLNPDGDQGPIGPFDSNGISSTAAVRGMCIGLRHPDPVELHALIKLSIEIGRLLNHHPSGFLGTLTTALFTSYALQRKPVQQWGHGLIKTFPKAMSYVKESGIAVKENVNTWSDFEDKWRWYVRRIETEEKCPKFPCPYDIEKKEEFYESISGNERSGSNGCDATIIAYDVFLSFNGSWEDLCIRSICHGGLSNVICSITASWYGAMYGYDGVKECIYSKVEFWSHLKGLAYKLFHQSYYESLLETPKDLAKLENTENPAIT is encoded by the coding sequence atggcTCCTCTAGATACACGCTACCAAGCTGCAATGGTGTTGAGTGGTGTAGGAGATTCACTAGGTTATAAAAATGGAGAATGGCTCCTTTGCTTAAGTGGAATAAAAATTCATGAGGAACTTGAGAAACTTGGGGGAGTAAATAATACTGTTATCAAACCTCCAGAATGGAAAGCAAGTCCCTGCACATTACTAAATATACACACAGCAAATGCACTAACTAAATGGGAGTACAAGAACGTAAATGATTTCGAATTAACAAATGTTGCAAAGCAGTACAAAAATACAACCGATGCGTATGATATGAAAGAAAGACATCCTGACGAAACATTAATTGCTGCGCTAGAAAAACTTAATCCTGATGGTGATCAAGGGCCTATCGGTCCGTTTGACAGTAATGGGATAAGTAGCACGGCAGCAGTGAGGGGAATGTGTATTGGTTTGCGACATCCTGATCCTGTAGAGTTACATGCTCTGATAAAGCTAAGCATAGAAATTGGTCGTCTTCTTAATCACCATCCATCGGGTTTCCTTGGTACCTTGACAACTGCGTTATTCACGTCATATGCATTGCAAAGGAAACCTGTACAACAGTGGGGACATGGACTGATTAAAACGTTTCCTAAAGCAATGTCGTATGTGAAAGAAAGTGGTATAGCCGTGAAGGAAAACGTAAATACTTGGAGTGATTTTGAAGACAAATGGCGCTGGTATGTGAGAAGAATCGAGACAGAAGAAAAATGCCCTAAATTCCCATGCCCATATGATATCGAAAAAAAGGAGGAATTCTATGAGTCAATCTCGGGAAATGAAAGATCAGGCAGCAATGGCTGCGATGCAACAATAATTGCATATGACGTATTTCTAAGTTTTAACGGATCATGGGAAGATTTGTGTATCAGATCAATATGCCACGGAGGATTGAGCAACGTTATTTGCTCAATAACAGCATCCTGGTACGGTGCTATGTACGGATATGACGgggtcaaggaatgcatttattCCAAGGTCGAATTTTGGAGTCATTTGAAAGGATTAGCATACAAGTTGTTCCACCAGTCGTATTATGAGAGTTTGCTTGAAACTCCAAAGGACCTTGCGAAGCTGGAAAATACCGAAAATCCAGCAATTACG